Proteins found in one Primulina eburnea isolate SZY01 chromosome 16, ASM2296580v1, whole genome shotgun sequence genomic segment:
- the LOC140816273 gene encoding uncharacterized protein: protein MDLFLTAKIVRLKSSHDKYLTADEDEESVIQDRNGSSKSAKWTVEFVENSDNIIRLKSCYNKYLTASNQPFLLGMTGRKVTQSLPRRLDSSVEWEPIPDNGGVKLKTRYGQFLRANGGLPPWRNSVTHDIPHRTTTQEWISWEVHVVEILVAHSPAAKAPPPVVAEKKDSSISEPSSPTTTKSASFSRQKSSDSLVGLLPKGNEGRLIYFYIADENGEVDHGFEEHCISFKGNGVHELTMRLEVELGVEGITVCARSPLNGKLYPLHLQLPPNNTTMHVIVVPPSSRVSQDLDNTGVPFYRRNSEIPSILIE from the exons ATGGATTTATTCCTAACTGCAAAAATAGTCCGCCTAAAAAGCTCCCACGACAAGTATCTAACCGCCGATGAAGACGAGGAATCCGTGATCCAAGACCGTAACGGGTCCTCCAAGTCTGCAAAATGGACGGTGGAATTCGTGGAAAATTCCGACAACATAATCCGGCTCAAGAGTTGTTACAACAAGTACTTGACCGCATCCAACCAGCCGTTTCTTCTGGGCATGACGGGCCGGAAAGTGACCCAGTCGCTTCCGAGGCGGCTCGACAGCTCCGTCGAATGGGAGCCTATTCCAGATAACGGCGGGGTTAAGTTGAAGACGAGGTACGGGCAGTTCTTGCGTGCGAATGGAGGCTTGCCGCCGTGGAGGAATTCGGTAACGCATGATATCCCGCATCGGACGACGACCCAGGAGTGGATTTCGTGGGAGGTGCACGTGGTGGAGATTCTAGTAGCGCACTCGCCGGCGGCGAAAGCGCCGCCTCCAGTGGTGGCGGAGAAGAAAGATTCTTCCATTTCTGAACCGAGCTCGCCGACTACGACCAAGTCTGCAAGTTTTTCTAGACAGAAG TCAAGTGATTCTCTCGTTGGTTTGCTACCGAAAGGGAACGAAGGGAGACTAATTTACTTTTACATAGCTGACGAAAATGGAGAAGTTGATCATGGATTTGAGGAGCACTGCATTTCTTTCAAGGGAAATGGAGTGCATGAGTTGACGATGAGGCTGGAGGTCGAGTTAGGAGTCGAGGGTATTACAGTGTGTGCTCGAAGCCCATTGAATGGAAAGCTTTATCCTCTTCATCTGCAGCTTCCGCCGAATAACACTACAATGCACGTTATTGTCGTGCCACCATCATCAAGAG TATCTCAAGATTTGGACAATACTGGAGTGCCATTTTATAGAAGGAATTCGGAGATCCCATCAATTTTGATCGAATAA
- the LOC140816272 gene encoding pentatricopeptide repeat-containing protein At1g59720, chloroplastic/mitochondrial, which produces MAAALVNAPPASPTAPQHNHRLHQLLTQNDSITIRRVKQIHARILRTTPPPESNPASLFLYSRLVHYYSLQDLGYTVHVLSQIPNPNAFIYNTVIRAYARSKDHKMKAFSLFEEMVKLESVVPDNHTFPFVLKACAYLFSLSEGKQAHAHLLKYGFASDVYINNSLIHFYASCGCSESARKVFDKMQERSLVSWNVIIDGLVQMGDFDEALKFFVEMNKTFEPDGYTLQSVIDACAGLGALSMGLWAHAYILRKYEMDSDFDVLISNSLVEMYCKCGSLRIAEQAFQGMMRRDVSSWNVMILGFAMHGQAERVFEHFSRMVDEEKLMPNSITFVGVLTACNHRGLVDEGRTYFDTMVNEYKIEPVLQHYGCLIDLLARNGLISEALDVVSCMTMKPDNVIWRSLLDACCKQGMNIELIEEMAKQIMGSEEDAASGGDYVLLSRLYASADRWNEVGLVRKLMTDKGVTKEPGCTSIEINGIVHEFFAGDVTHPRKKEIFQFLDVVNQKLEAEGYVPDYAQASMVNEFDDEKGNSLRLHSERLAIAFGLLNSKPGVPIRLFKNLRVCKDCHNFTKLISRMFDVEVVMRDRIRFHHFRDGMCSCKDFW; this is translated from the coding sequence ATGGCTGCGGCTCTGGTCAACGCGCCGCCTGCATCGCCCACCGCTCCTCAACACAACCACCGTCTCCACCAACTGTTAACCCAAAATGACAGCATTACTATACGTCGCGTCAAACAAATCCACGCCAGAATCCTCCGCACAACCCCACCTCCTGAAAGCAACCCAGCAAGTCTCTTTCTTTACAGCAGACTCGTCCATTACTACTCGTTACAAGACCTCGGTTACACTGTCCATGTTCTTAGCCAAATTCCGAACCCAAATGCCTTCATTTACAATACTGTCATTAGAGCTTATGCTCGTAGCAAAGACCACAAAATGAAAGCATTTTCACTTTTTGAAGAAATGGTGAAGCTAGAGAGTGTGGTTCCAGATAACCATACATTTCCTTTTGTGTTAAAAGCTTGTGCTTATTTGTTTTCTTTGAGCGAAGGAAAACAAGCACATGCTCACCTTTTGAAGTATGGGTTTGCCTCGGATGTATACATAAACAACAGTTTGATTCATTTCTATGCCTCTTGTGGGTGCTCGGAAAGCGCAAGaaaggtgtttgacaaaatgcaAGAGAGGAGCCTGGTTTCTTGGAATGTGATCATAGATGGGCTGGTGCAAATGGGGGATTTTGACGAGGCGTTGAAATTTTTTGTAGAGATGAATAAAACCTTCGAACCTGATGGCTACACGTTGCAGAGTGTGATAGATGCTTGTGCCGGTTTAGGGGCCTTGTCTATGGGTCTGTGGGCTCATGCATATATTCTGAGAAAGTATGAAATGGATTCTGATTTTGATGTTCTGATTAGTAATTCTTTGGTGGAGATGTACTGCAAATGTGGGTCGTTGAGAATTGCCGAGCAGGCGTTTCAAGGGATGATGAGGCGAGATGTGAGTTCTTGGAACGTGATGATTTTAGGATTCGCAATGCATGGCCAGGCGGAGAGAGTGTTTGAACATTTTAGCCGAATGGTTGATGAAGAAAAACTAATGCCCAATTCCATCACATTTGTTGGGGTCTTGACCGCATGCAATCACAGAGGTTTGGTTGATGAGGGCCGTACATACTTCGATACAATGGTTAACGAGTACAAGATCGAGCCAGTTTTGCAGCACTATGGTTGTCTAATAGACCTTCTAGCTCGTAATGGGCTAATCAGTGAAGCACTTGATGTTGTATCATGTATGACAATGAAGCCTGACAATGTGATTTGGAGAAGTCTTCTCGATGCTTGTTGTAAGCAAGGTATGAACATTGAACTGATTGAAGAAATGGCTAAGCAGATAATGGGATCAGAAGAGGATGCTGCTAGTGGTGGCGATTATGTTCTTTTGTCAAGATTATATGCATCTGCTGATCGCTGGAATGAAGTTGGTTTAGTTAGGAAACTAATGACTGATAAAGGTGTTACTAAAGAACCTGGTTGCACTTCCATAGAAATCAATGGCATTGTTCACGAGTTTTTCGCTGGAGACGTGACTCATCCCCGAAAGAAAGAAATTTTTCAGTTCTTGGATGTGGTTAACCAGAAATTGGAGGCGGAAGGGTATGTTCCTGATTATGCGCAGGCATCCATGGTGAATGAGTTTGATGATGAGAAGGGAAACTCACTTAGACTTCATAGTGAGAGATTGGCTATCGCTTTTGGGTTGTTGAACTCAAAGCCTGGGGTTCCGATTCGTTTGTTCAAGAACCTGCGTGTGTGCAAAGATTGCCATAATTTTACCAAATTGATCTCCAGAATGTTTGACGTGGAGGTTGTTATGCGAGATCGTATCCGTTTTCATCATTTTAGAGATGGCATGTGTTCTTGTAAAGATTTTTGGTAA